Genomic DNA from uncultured Vibrio sp.:
CTAGCTTGGCGAATCGCTGGAGCTTTGAAACTTGGGCACAGCAAAAGCTGAGTAAAATCGATCATTTCAACACCAACGGCCTGACCGCCGTTATCTTCCTTGATATCGACAACTTTAAACTCATCAATGATAACTACGGCCATGACGTTGGTGATCACGTACTAAAGGTATTTGCATCTCGATTAAAAGAGAGTATCCGCCTAACTGGCCAGACTTCCCCTAAGAATGATTATTCCATCGCTCGATTTGCAGGTGATGAATTTGTGCTGCTGCTTCACGATGTGCCCAACAAAGAAAGTTTGGATGAGGTGTTAAAACGCATCGTCAATTTATTCTCAAACCACTCCCTGGATTACGACCTTATTAATGACATTACGATGAGTGTAGGCGTGGCAATTTATAAACAAGATGCCAACGACTTATCTGAACTGATTCGATGTGCAGACAAAGCCATGTATGTAGCAAAACACAGCGGAAAAAATCAGTACGCGTATTATGAACATTGTGCGCAGGTAGAAAAGTTGAACAACCAACAATTGCATCAACCAGAAATCGGAGAGGCTTATTAAGTTGGCGAGCGAATACTTAAATGATGCTAATAAGCGAAGCTATACATCACCCATAAACCCACGAGTAGAATAACCAGCAACCAGATGACTTGGCTGGCTCGGCTGGATTTTCTTTGATGTGAAACCTCATTAGGTTTGAAGGCTTGTCGACTCAATTTACCCACTAACTTTTTCTCTAGTGCGCTTTTGTACAACTCTCTCCGCTTTTGCGCAGCATTCGCTACCGCAGTAAAACGTTGCCTTTGATCTGTAGTAAAGTCGGTAGCCTCATAACGCGGAGGGAGATCGGTATGTTTGCGTTGTACTGACATCACTTCCTCCTTGGATTGATGAGTACACACTAAGTATACACACAAAAAAACCACCCGAAGGTGGCTTCAATTCGCTGCTCAAGACGGTGTTTTATAGATATTCACACAAGTACGCTGTCGCATCTTTAACTTGTAGCTCAAACGATGAGTTGCCTTCAACGTCGAATGACTCACCGCTGTTGTATGTTGTCCAGTCAGCTTCACCTACACGTTTAACAATAAGGGCACCTTTTACTACGGTCATTCGCTCTGGAGCTTGCGTACCAAACGTATACTCTCCCGGAAGCATCACACCGACACTCACTTCTTGTTCGTGTTGACTAAAACCTAGTGACTTCACACCGCCTGCAAAATAGCTGTTTTCCTTGATACTCATTATCAGTTCCCTCATTAAAAATCTGACCTTTTTTACCCTGTTTTTCTCAACGACTCAAGCCCATAAAGCCTTCTAATTGAACATTAGTGACAAATAGATTCATAACCAGGTTTGCAAACCATGCGAAGCACATCAGAGCAGGTGAGTATTTAAGCACTATAGAGTTGATAAATTGACCGTTTTTAACCTAACGACTATTGGCTCTTGTTTTTATAAAATCGCTACGCTTGCAGCTCAATTAAGCGTTCAAAGCTTTGGAATACTTGCTCGCACTTCATGACTCGCCCATGGCCTTGCCCTTGCGTGGTAACCAACTCAACATTAGCGATATCCTGTGCCGCTTTCGCGGAGATACTGTGTTTGGTGAACTTGTCTTGTTCATCATGAACAATGATAGTCACTGACTCACGCTCAGAAAGGCGATTAAGCGGGTCAATCGATTGCAACGGATAATCAAACTGCGCTTCCACTTCGGATACCA
This window encodes:
- a CDS encoding pyrimidine/purine nucleoside phosphorylase, whose protein sequence is MSIKENSYFAGGVKSLGFSQHEQEVSVGVMLPGEYTFGTQAPERMTVVKGALIVKRVGEADWTTYNSGESFDVEGNSSFELQVKDATAYLCEYL